The following is a genomic window from Amycolatopsis sp. BJA-103.
AGAAAGTCCGCCCGTCGGCACCCCCGCCGGGATGCGGAAGATCAATCAGCGCGCCGTGCTGGACCTCCTGCGCCGCAGCGGCCCCGCGACGCGGCCGCAAGTCGCCAAGGACACCGGTCTTTCGAAACCCACGGTGAGCCAAGCTTTACTGGCGCTCGAAGCGGCCGGTCTCGCCAGGGCGACCGGGCACACCTCCACCGGCACCGGCCGGTCCGCCGTCCTCTACGAAGCGGATCCCACGGCCGGTTACGTCCTCGGTGTCGACATCGGACGCGAGCATCTCCGCGTCGCCGTCTCGGATCTCGGCCACACCGTGGTCGCCCGGCGTGACGAGCGGAACACCTCGCGTTCGGGCACCGCGCTCGTCAGCGCCGTGGGCGCCCTCGCCGCGGCGACGGTGCGCGAAGCGGGACTGAGCCAGGCCGACATCGTCGTGCGCGTCCTGGGCTCCCCCGGCGTCGCGGATCCGGCGAAACGCTGCTTCCGGCACGCGCCGAACCTGCCCGGCTGGGGCAAGGCGGGCCTGCTCGACGAGCTCGAAGGCGTCCTCGGCCCGGACCTGATGGTCGAGAACGACGCGAATCTCACCGCCGTCGGCGAATGGGAACGCGGTGCCGCGCGCGGCGCGTCCGTTTTCGGCTGCATCACCATCGGCACCGGCGTCGGCATGGGCGTGATGGTCAACGGCGAGGTCTTCCGCGGCGCGACGGGCGCGGCGGGCGAAATCGGCTACCTGCCCTACGGCCAATCGCACGCGGCGGACGCCCCGCCGGTCCGCGGCCACCTCGAAGAGGCGACGGCGGCACAGTCCGTGGTCCGCGGTGCGCGCGAACTCGGCCTCGGCACGGCGAAATCGGCCCGCGAGGTCTTCCGCCTCGCCCGCGACGGCGACGAACTCGCCCTGCGCGCCGTCGAGGCGGAGGCGGACAGGCTCGCCTACACGGTGGCCTCGGTGGCCGCGGTGATCGACCCCGAACTGATCGTGCTCGGCGGCGGTATCGGCACCGCGGCCGATCTGCTGCTCGACCCGATCGACCGCGCCCTGCGGTCCTTCACCCCGCTCGTCCCGTCGGTCGTCCAGGGCGAACTGGGCGACGACGGCGTGCTGACCGGCGCGATCAGCGTCGGGCTGCGCGCCGCCGAGGGCCTGGTCTTCGAACGGAAGGTCGGCGCGGCCTAGGACCGCCGCCAGGCCTTGCCGCCCGCGCTGACCCTCCACGGCGTCAGGCGCAGGACGGTGAGGCCCGGGTCGAGCGGGTCTTCGCCACCCATGATCTTCGGGTCGAAGCCCAGCGGTTCCGGGGTTTCCGACGCCAGCCGCCACAGGTGCCGCCGCGTTTCCTCGTCGTCGGCGTAGCCGGCGCCGCATTCGGCGACGGCGACCTCGTGCGCCGGATCCCAGTACGAGCACGAGACGAACGGCGTCCGCGCCAGATGCGCTTTCTTCAGTGGCGTCGGCCGGGTGAACAGGTGCCCGACGAGTCCGCCGTCCCGCTCCTCCCAGATCGGGTGCACCACCCGCGACCTCGGCCTGCCCTGCCTGTCGACCGTCGCGAGCGTGCACCAGACGACGCGATGCGCGACGCGGACGAACTCCGCCACCACGTCCGGCGGCGGCGTGCTAGATTCCACAACCATGGTTGTGGATCCTACGCCGTCGAACCTCGACCTGTCACTCGTCTCGCTGTTCGCGGGCTGGGCGATGGGTGACGAGATCCAGCGGCGGCTGACCGCCGACGGACTCGGCGAGCCGCGCTTCAACGACGGCGTCGTGTTCCAGCACGTACTCGCGGGGCCGCTGTCGATCTCCGCGCTCGCCGAACGGATGGGCGTGACCCAGCAAGCGGCTTCGAAGGCGGTCGCCGATCTGGAACGGCGGGGCCTGCTGCGGCGCGAGCCCGATCCGGCCGACGCGCGGACCCGGCTGCTGCATCTGACGGAACAGGCCGAAAACACCGTCGAAGCGGCACGGAAACACCGGGCCGCACTCGAAAAAGAACTCGTCGCGGAGTTCGGCGAAGTACGGATCGCGGACGCGAAGGCCTTGCTGGCGGGAATCCTCGGCCGTCACGGCGATCCGGAAGCGATCCGCGGCCGCCGGATCCGCCCGCCGCGGTGAGCCATTACCTCCGCGGTAATCGACGACGGCGAATCCGCGCGGAACGATACCCGCATGACCACAGCCAAGAAGATCGTCCTCGACTGCTTCGAGAACCTGTTCGTGCACAAGGACTTCGCCGCCGCGGGCGCGAACGTGCACCCGGATTTCCGCACCCACAGCCCGGGTCTCCCCTCCGGCCGTGACGCTTTCGTCGAAGCGATCCGGAATTCACCGCTCGCCGGCGCCGACGTCACCGTCAAACGCGTGATCGCCGACGACGATCACGTCGTCGTGCACCTGCACGTCGTCCCGGCAGGCGACGAACGCGGCGCGGCCGTCGTCGACATCGTCCGGGTGGCGGACGGGCTCATCGTGGAGCACTGGGACGTCAAGCAGCCGGTCCCGCCCGGCGCCGAGATGTTCTAGGGCTTGATGATCAGGCAGGTGCTCGACGCGGTCGCGAGCACCTTGCCCTGCCCGTCGCGGATGTCGCCCTCGGCGAACGCGACGCGCGAACCGGCCTTCACGACCCAGCCGTGCGCGCGGATCTCCCCCACCGAACCGGAAATGGCGCGCAGGTAGTTCACCTTCAGCTCGACCGAGGTGTAGCCGACCCCGGCGGGCAGGGTCGAATGCACCGCGCACGCCACCGCCGAGTCCAGCAGGGTCGCCGCGACACCCCCGTGCACGGTCCCGATCGGGTTGTACAGCGACTCGTCCGGCGTCGCCGCGAGCACGACGTCGCCTTCGGCCACGCTCACCCAGCGCATGCCGAAATGCGCCGAGATCGGCGGCGGCGGGATCCGCCCTTCGGCGATCCCCGACAGGTACTCCAGCCCGGAAAGTTCGAGTCCGAGCCTGGCGGTGGGCAGCGGATCCTGCCAGGTCACGGTCTTCTGCCTGGTCTCCCCGGTGACGTCGACGGTCATCCGTACCTCCTAAGACGATCGTCCTAGACTTGACCAAGACGGTCGTCCTAGTCAAGGACTATGCTGGGCGACGTGTCCGACACCACCACCCGCGAGCGGATGATCTCGACCGCGATGGAGCTCTTCCGCCGCGAGGGTTACCAGGCGACCTCGTGGCGGCGGCTCGTCGAGCAGGCGGGGACGCCGTGGGGGTCGGCGTACCACCACTTCCCCGGCGGCAAGGAGCAGCTGGCGGTCGCCGCGATCGAACTCGGCACCGCCGTCGTGTCCAAGACGGTGCACCGCGCCTTCGAGCGCAACGAGACCGTCGAGGACGCCGTGAGCTGGTGGTATCGCAAGGCGGCCGAGGCGCTGGCCGCCGACGACTACCGCGGCGGCTGCCCGCTCGCCACGATCACGCTGGAGATGGCGCACGCCTCGCCCGCGATCACCAAGGCGTGCCAGGACGCGTTCGCCACCTGGCACGTGCTGCTGGTGGACCTGCTCGGCGGCCACGATGTCGGGGACGCCGACGACCTCGCGGCGGCCATCGTGAACAACCTCGAAGGCGCCCTGCTGGTCAGCCGGATCCGCCGGTCACCCGATCCGCTGGAGCGGGCAGCGCGGCACGTCGCACTCGTGGTCCGCGCCGCCTAACATCGCGAAGGTGAGCATCGAGCCGGACCGCGTCGACGCCGCCGTCGCGGGCATGGGCGACCGCGAGGCGATCACCGAATGGGCACAACGGTTCTCGCTCGTCGCGGATCCGTCGCGGCTCGCACTGCTGGTCTCCATCCACTACGCGCGCGAGATCAGTGTCACCGATCTCGCCGCCGCCACCGGGATGACCGACACCGCCGTCTCGCAGGCGTTGCGGCTGCTGCGCGCGCACGGCCTGGTGACGGCCCGGCGCGACGGCCGGATCGTCCGCTACAGCCTCGCCGACGCGACCGTCCACGAACTGATCCACCTGGTGCGGCCGCATCCCGGAAGCTGAGCGGGCACCGGCGGGCGCGGGTAGCGTGCGGAGGCATGATCGGTCTGCCCGACACCATCACGGCCTGCCTCTTCGACCTCGACGGCGTGCTGACCGGCACCGCGGCCCAGCACCGCGAAGCGTGGAAACGCACGTTCGACGAGTTCCTGCGCGCCCGCGACGGTGACACTTTCTCCCCGTTCACCGACACCGACTACGCCGCCTACGTCGACGGAAGGCCGAGGGCCGACGGCGTCCGCACCTTCCTCACCTCGCGCGGGATCGAACTGCCCGAGGGAAAACCGGACGACGGGATCGACGCCGCCACCGTCAACGGCGTCGGGAACCGCAAGAACCAGCTGGTCCTGAAGATCATCGACGAAGAGGGCGTCACCCCGTACCCGGGCTCCGTGCGCTACCTGGAAGCGGCGAAAGCGGCGGGCCTGCGCATCGGCGTCGTCACCTCGTCGGCCAACGGCGCGAAGGTGCTCGACGCCGCCGACCTGACCAAGTTCGTCGAAGCGCGGATCGACGGGATCGTGCTCGCCGAAAAGGGACTGCGCGGCAAGCCCGCCCCCGACTCGTTCCTCGCCGGCGCCGAGGCGTTCGACGTCGCCCCCGAGAACGCGGCGGTCTTCGAGGACGCGCTCGCGGGCGTGCAGGCGGGCAAGGACGGCGGTTTCGGTTACGTGGTCGGGGTGAACCGCGCGCATCAGGCCGGGGAACTGCTCGAACACGGCGCCGACGTCGTGGTGGACGACCTCGCCGAACTCCTGGAGGATCGCAAGTGACCGAATCGCGTCTCCACGGCTACGAGGTCTCGCCCTGGGAACTGCGCTGGCACGGCATGGACGTCGATGCCCTGCAGCGCACCGAATCGGCCTTCGCGTTGTCCAACGGGCACATCGGGCTGCGCGGCACCCTGGAAGAGGCCGAACCCCGCGGCCTGCCGGGCACCTACCTGAACGGTTTCTACGAACAGCACGACCTTCCCTACGCGGAAACCGGTTACGGCTACCCGGAAGAAGGACAGACCGTCGTCAACGTGACCGACGGCAAGATCATCCGGCTGCTGGTCGAGGACGAACCGCTCGACATGCGGTACGGCCAGGCGACCGAGCACGACCGCGTCCTCGACTTCCGCAAGGGCACGCTCACGCGCGAGACCGTGTGGTCCTCGCCGACCGGGCGCCGGGTCCGGGTGCGGACCGAACGCCTGGTCTCGTTCACCCAGCGGGCCGTCGCCGCGATCCGGTACGAGGTCGAACCGCTCGACGACGAACTGCAACTGGTGGTGCAGTCGGATCTGCTCGCCAACGAGCCGATCGAATCCGACACCCGCGATCCCCGGGTCGCGGCCGCTTTGGAGTCGCCGCTGGTCGCGGAGTACCAGCACGCCGAGGCCTATCACGCCGTGCTGGTGCACCAGACCCGCCGGTCCGGGCTGCGGATGGCGGCGGCGATGGACCACAAGATCGACGTCAACGACGGGGTCCGCACGCATATCGAGGCCGAAGAGGATCTGGCGCGGTTGACCGTCGCCGTCGACGTGCCCAAGGGCGGACGGCTGCGGATCACCAAATTCCTCGCCTACGGCTGGTCCGCGCAGCGTTCGGTGCCCGCGGTACGCGCCCAGGTGGAGGCCGCGCTGGCGGGCGCGCGGCAGACCGGCTGGAAGGGTTTGCTCGCCGAGCAGAAGGAGTTCCTCGACGATTTCTGGGAGACCTCGGACATCGAAATCGACGGCGACCCGGAACTCCAGCAGGCGGTACGGTTCTCGCTCTTCCATCTCCTGCAGGCCGGCGCCCGCGGTGAGGCGAGGGCTTTGGCGGGCAAGGGGTTGACCGGCCCCGGCTACGACGGGCACGCGTTCTGGGACACCGAAACCTTCGTCCTGCCCGTGCTCACCTACAGCATGCCGGACGCCGCCCGCGACGCCCTGCGCTGGCGTCACTCCACTTTGGACAAAGCGAGGGAAAGGGCGACGCAGCTGGGTTTGCGCGGCGCGGCGTTCCCCTGGCGGTCCATCAACGGCGCGGAATGCTCGGCGTACTGGCCCGCGGGCACGGCGGCGTTCCACGTCAGCGCCGACATCTCGGACGCCGTCGTGCGCTACCTCAACGCCACCGGCGACAGTGAGTTCCTGCGGACCTGCGGCGCGGAACTGCTCCTCGAAACCGCGCGGATGTGGTCGTCGCTGGGCCATTTCGACCGCCAGGGCCGGTTCCGGATCGACGGCGTCACCGGACCGGACGAGTATTCCGCGGTGGCGGACAACAACGTCTACACGAACCTGATGGCACGCCGGAACCTCTTCTACGCCGCCGAAATCTGCGGGCAGCACGAAGACATCGCGACCGCGTTCGACGTCCACGCGGACGAGGTCGAGTCGTGGCGCAAGGCGGCCGAGTCGATGCTGGTGCCCTACGACGAGGACCTCGGCGTCCACCCGCAGTCCGAAGGGTTCCTGGAACACGACGAGTGGGATTTCGAGGCCACGGACGCGGACTTCTACCCCCTGCTGCTGAACTTCCCGTACTTCGACCTGTACCGCAAACAGGTGGTCAAGCAGGCGGATCTGGTGCTCGCGCTGCACCTGTGCGGCGATTCCTTCACCCCGGAGGAGAAAGCGCGCGACTTCGCCTACTACGAGGCGCGGACGGTGCGGGATTCGTCGCTGTCGGCGGGAACGCAGGCCGTGGTGGCGGCCGAGGTCGGCCATCTCGAACTGGCCTACGACTACCTCGCCGAGGCCGCGCTCACCGACCTGCACGACGTGCACAACAACGTCCGCAACGGCCTGCACCTCGCCTCGCTGGCCGGCGCGTGGCAAGGCACCGTCGCCGGGTTCGGCGGCCTGCGTGACCACGGCGGACGGCTGACCTTCGCGCCGCGACTGCCGCCGCAGCTACGGCGGATCGCGTTCCGGCTGACCTTCCGCGGCACGCGGTTCCAGGTCGAGATCGGCGGCGAGGGCGCGACGTATCACGTGATCACCGGGGAGCCGCTGGAACTCGCGCATCACGGCGAGACGTTCACCGTGAACTCCGAGCCGGTGCGGCTGCCGATCCCGGC
Proteins encoded in this region:
- a CDS encoding ROK family transcriptional regulator, whose translation is MVGAESPPVGTPAGMRKINQRAVLDLLRRSGPATRPQVAKDTGLSKPTVSQALLALEAAGLARATGHTSTGTGRSAVLYEADPTAGYVLGVDIGREHLRVAVSDLGHTVVARRDERNTSRSGTALVSAVGALAAATVREAGLSQADIVVRVLGSPGVADPAKRCFRHAPNLPGWGKAGLLDELEGVLGPDLMVENDANLTAVGEWERGAARGASVFGCITIGTGVGMGVMVNGEVFRGATGAAGEIGYLPYGQSHAADAPPVRGHLEEATAAQSVVRGARELGLGTAKSAREVFRLARDGDELALRAVEAEADRLAYTVASVAAVIDPELIVLGGGIGTAADLLLDPIDRALRSFTPLVPSVVQGELGDDGVLTGAISVGLRAAEGLVFERKVGAA
- a CDS encoding TetR/AcrR family transcriptional regulator; its protein translation is MSDTTTRERMISTAMELFRREGYQATSWRRLVEQAGTPWGSAYHHFPGGKEQLAVAAIELGTAVVSKTVHRAFERNETVEDAVSWWYRKAAEALAADDYRGGCPLATITLEMAHASPAITKACQDAFATWHVLLVDLLGGHDVGDADDLAAAIVNNLEGALLVSRIRRSPDPLERAARHVALVVRAA
- a CDS encoding MarR family winged helix-turn-helix transcriptional regulator produces the protein MVVDPTPSNLDLSLVSLFAGWAMGDEIQRRLTADGLGEPRFNDGVVFQHVLAGPLSISALAERMGVTQQAASKAVADLERRGLLRREPDPADARTRLLHLTEQAENTVEAARKHRAALEKELVAEFGEVRIADAKALLAGILGRHGDPEAIRGRRIRPPR
- a CDS encoding PaaI family thioesterase; this translates as MTVDVTGETRQKTVTWQDPLPTARLGLELSGLEYLSGIAEGRIPPPPISAHFGMRWVSVAEGDVVLAATPDESLYNPIGTVHGGVAATLLDSAVACAVHSTLPAGVGYTSVELKVNYLRAISGSVGEIRAHGWVVKAGSRVAFAEGDIRDGQGKVLATASSTCLIIKP
- a CDS encoding nuclear transport factor 2 family protein codes for the protein MTTAKKIVLDCFENLFVHKDFAAAGANVHPDFRTHSPGLPSGRDAFVEAIRNSPLAGADVTVKRVIADDDHVVVHLHVVPAGDERGAAVVDIVRVADGLIVEHWDVKQPVPPGAEMF
- a CDS encoding HAD family hydrolase — protein: MIGLPDTITACLFDLDGVLTGTAAQHREAWKRTFDEFLRARDGDTFSPFTDTDYAAYVDGRPRADGVRTFLTSRGIELPEGKPDDGIDAATVNGVGNRKNQLVLKIIDEEGVTPYPGSVRYLEAAKAAGLRIGVVTSSANGAKVLDAADLTKFVEARIDGIVLAEKGLRGKPAPDSFLAGAEAFDVAPENAAVFEDALAGVQAGKDGGFGYVVGVNRAHQAGELLEHGADVVVDDLAELLEDRK
- a CDS encoding pyridoxamine 5'-phosphate oxidase family protein, which codes for MVVESSTPPPDVVAEFVRVAHRVVWCTLATVDRQGRPRSRVVHPIWEERDGGLVGHLFTRPTPLKKAHLARTPFVSCSYWDPAHEVAVAECGAGYADDEETRRHLWRLASETPEPLGFDPKIMGGEDPLDPGLTVLRLTPWRVSAGGKAWRRS
- a CDS encoding ArsR/SmtB family transcription factor, whose product is MGDREAITEWAQRFSLVADPSRLALLVSIHYAREISVTDLAAATGMTDTAVSQALRLLRAHGLVTARRDGRIVRYSLADATVHELIHLVRPHPGS
- a CDS encoding glycoside hydrolase family 65 protein codes for the protein MDVDALQRTESAFALSNGHIGLRGTLEEAEPRGLPGTYLNGFYEQHDLPYAETGYGYPEEGQTVVNVTDGKIIRLLVEDEPLDMRYGQATEHDRVLDFRKGTLTRETVWSSPTGRRVRVRTERLVSFTQRAVAAIRYEVEPLDDELQLVVQSDLLANEPIESDTRDPRVAAALESPLVAEYQHAEAYHAVLVHQTRRSGLRMAAAMDHKIDVNDGVRTHIEAEEDLARLTVAVDVPKGGRLRITKFLAYGWSAQRSVPAVRAQVEAALAGARQTGWKGLLAEQKEFLDDFWETSDIEIDGDPELQQAVRFSLFHLLQAGARGEARALAGKGLTGPGYDGHAFWDTETFVLPVLTYSMPDAARDALRWRHSTLDKARERATQLGLRGAAFPWRSINGAECSAYWPAGTAAFHVSADISDAVVRYLNATGDSEFLRTCGAELLLETARMWSSLGHFDRQGRFRIDGVTGPDEYSAVADNNVYTNLMARRNLFYAAEICGQHEDIATAFDVHADEVESWRKAAESMLVPYDEDLGVHPQSEGFLEHDEWDFEATDADFYPLLLNFPYFDLYRKQVVKQADLVLALHLCGDSFTPEEKARDFAYYEARTVRDSSLSAGTQAVVAAEVGHLELAYDYLAEAALTDLHDVHNNVRNGLHLASLAGAWQGTVAGFGGLRDHGGRLTFAPRLPPQLRRIAFRLTFRGTRFQVEIGGEGATYHVITGEPLELAHHGETFTVNSEPVRLPIPALDPGPAPLQPAGRAPVRRRPKDA